ATCGCTGATTCATTAACTAAGCTTTCTACTGATGAAGTTAAAGTGAAGATTGTAGGTTCAGGTGTAGGTGGTATCACTGAAACTGATGCAACTCTTGCAGCAGCGTCTAACGCGATTGTTGTTGGCTTTAACGTACGTGCTGATGCATCAGCTCGTAAAGTGATTGAGTCAGAAAACCTAGACTTACGTTACTACAGCGTAATCTACAGCCTGATTGAAGAAGTTAAACAAGCGATGTCAGGTATGCTTGCTCCAGAATTCAAGCAAGAGATCATTGGTCTTGCTGAAGTTCGTGACGTGTTCAAGTCACCTAAGATTGGTGCAATCGCAGGTTGTATGGTTACTGAAGGTATCGTTAAGCGTAGCGCACCTATCCGTGTACTTCGTGATAACGTGGTTATCTACGAAGGTGAACTTGAGTCACTACGTCGCTTTAAAGACGACGTTCAAGAAGTTCGTAACGGTATGGAGTGTGGTATCGGCGTTAAGAACTACAACGATGTTAAAGTTGGCGACCAAATCGAGGTATTCGAGACGGTTGAAGTACAACGTTCACTTTAATTTCGTTTAAGTTATTGCTTTAAATGGGGGCCTAGCCCCCATTTGTGCATTCGTAATTAAATTAACTTATTCTTTAACATCAATAAGTTATTATTTTAGAGTGAAATGAAATGAGAGAATTTTCTCGCACTGATCGTGTTGCTCAGCAAATTCAAAAAGAGATTGCTGTTATTCTTCAACGCGAAATCAAAGATCCACGCCTAGGCATGGTAACAGTGTCTGCGGTTGAGGTATCTCGCGACTTATCTTACGCAAAAGTATTTATCACGGTATTCAACACGGATGATGAAGATAAAGCCAAGCAAAGCGCTAAAATCTTAAATGAAGCAACGGGTTATATTCGTTCTTTATTAGGTAAACGCATTCGTGCGCGCATCATGCCAGAGTTACGTTTTGTAATCGATAACTCACTGATGGAAGGTATGCGTATTTCAAACTTGGTTGATTCTGTTATTCGTGAAGACAATGCTAAGCATGTAGACGAAGACGACGGCGAAGAAGGCACTAAAGGCTAATGGCTAGACGCAGTAAAGGTCGTGCTATTGACGGCATCTTATTACTTAATAAGCCGCAAGGTATTTCATCAAACAAAGCATTGCAGCAAGCAAAGGGAATATACTTTGCTCAAAAAGCAGGCCACACCGGTGCGCTTGATCCGCTCGCGACGGGTATGCTGCCTATTTGTTTTGGTGAGGCGACTAAGTTTACCCAGTTTTTGCTCGATACAGACAAAACCTATATTGTTCGTGCCAAACTTGGTGAGCGAACTACAACGTCTGATTCAGATGGTGAAGTGGTTGAAACGCGTGAAGTATCGGTAACACCTGAGCAATTAGCTGAGCAAATTGCCAGTTTCTTAGGTGAGTCGGATCAATACCCTTCGATGTACTCTGCGCTTAAATACCAAGGTCAGCCTTTGTATAAATATGCCCGCGAAGGCATTGAAGTGCCGCGTAAGTGTCGAAAAATTAATGTATTTAGTTTAACGCTTGATGAGTTTGATGAAGCTAATAACGAAGTACAAATGACGGCACATGTATCTAAAGGCACTTATATTCGTACTATTGTTGACGACTTAGGTGAAAAGCTTGGCTGTGGTGCTCATGTTATCATGTTACACCGCAGTGCAGTTGGCCATTATCCAAGTGAGAAAATGGTCACTCTTGAGCAACTTGAAGAAAAGCTACAGCAAGCAAAAGCAGACGATGTTGCGCCTTCAAGCTACCTCGATGAGCTACTATTGCCAATGGGTACTGCTTTGGTTGACTTACCTGTGATTGAGATTACCCAAGAGCAGGGCGTGGCATTTAGTCATGGTCAAACAGTAGTGATTGGTAGGCCTGTACCAGATGGGGTAGTTAAGGTAATGGCTGATGGGGTGTTCATTGGTACCGGTGAGCGCCATAAAGATGGTCACTTAAAATCAAAGCGTGGCTTATCAAATCAGCTGCCTGAGTAAAGATTACCTTGTAGTTATAAGCAAAGCTGGGTAGAATACGCCCCGCTCAATCGTTTTGGCTGAATTAGTGATCGGCTAAAACACAATTTAAATTAATTTTTGGAGTTACTATGTCACTAAGCAATCAAGAAAAAGTTGAGATCATCGGTAAATTTGCACGCGCTGAAGGCGACACTGGTTCACCTGAAGTACAAGTTGCACTTCTAACTTTCGATATCAACAAGCTTCAAGGTCACTTTGCTAGCCACAAGCACGACTTCCACTCACGTCGTGGTCTTCTTCGCAAAGTAAGCCAACGCCGTAAACTGCTTGACTACCTTAAAGGTAAAGACATTGCACGTTACACTGCGTTAATCCAAGAGCTTGGCCTACGTCGCTAAGAACTAGATTACGAGAAAAGGGGCTATTTAGCCCCTTTTTTTGTGCGCGCATGAAAGGTATACTAGCGCACATCTTAGTAGGTGAATCTACTAAGTAATTGAAAAAACATCATTGCCAATTGTAGTACTTAATCGTGTTTTCATAAGCACAATTAAGTACTGTAATTGGTACTTTGATGGACTATTTTTTACCAATTCGGAGCACTGCTCTGAGTTGCTTTTACATTTAAAGGATATTTTTAAGTGCAAGCAATTATTAAAGAATTTCAACTAGGTCAACACACTGTGACTCTAGAAACTGGTGCTATCGCTCGTCAAGCTGACGGCGCAGTACTAGCAAGCATTGGCGATACTTCAGTATTAGTTACTGTTGTAGGCAAGCGCGATGCACAACCAGGTCAAGACTTCTTTCCACTAACAGTTAACTACCAAGAGCGTATGTACGCTGCGGGTCGTATCCCTGGTGGTTTCCTTAAGCGTGAAGGTCGTCCTAACGATGGCGAAACGCTTATCGCTCGTTTAATCGACCGTCCAATCCGTCCACTTTTCCCAGACGGTTTCGTAAACGAAGTACAAGTAATTGCGACAGTTGTTTCTGTTAATCCAGAAATCCAACCTGACATGGTTGCTATGATTGGTACTTCAGCAGCTCTTGCTATCTCTGGTATCCCATTCAATGGTCCTATCGGTGCATCACGCGTTGGTTTCATCAACGGCGAATATGTACTTAACCCAACACTAGCTGAGCTTGAAGAGAGCCAATTAGACCTAGTTGTTGCAGGTACTGATAACGCAGTACTTATGGTTGAATCAGAAGCTGAAACACTATCTGAAGAAGTAATGTTAGGTGCGGTTGTTTATGGTCATGAGCAATCTCAAGCTATCATCAACGCAATCAACGAATTCAAAGCTGAAGCAGGTAAACCAGCTTGGGATTGGACTGCACCAGAGAAAAACGTAACACTTGCTGAGAAAATCTCTGCAATCGCTGCTGAAAAAGTAGGTGAAGCATACCGCATCACTGACAAAGTAGCGCGTAAAGAAGCACTAGGTGTAGCGAAAGAAGAAGTTGTTGCTACTTTAACTGCAGAGCTTGCTGAAGGCGAAGAGCTAGATACACAAGAAGTTGGTAAACTATTTGGTTCTTTAGAAAAAGAAATCGTTCGTGGCCGTATCATCGCAGGTGAGAAGCGTATCGATGGTCGTGAACCAGATATGATCCGTGCACTAGACGTAATGACAGGGGTTTTACCTCGTACTCACGGTTCTGCAATCTTTACTCGTGGTGAGACGCAAGCGCTTGTTACTGCAACACTTGGTACAGAGCGTGATTCACAGTTAATCGATGATTTAACTGGTACTAACAAAAACCACTTTATGCTGCACTATAACTTCCCTCCGTTCTGCGTAGGTGAAACTGGTTTTGTTGGCTCACCTAAGCGTCGTGAGATCGGTCACGGTAACTTAGCTAAGCGTGGTATTGCAGCTGTATTACCAACGTTAACTGACTTCCCATACTCAATCCGTGTTGTTTCAGAAATCACTGAATCAAATGGTTCATCGTCTATGGCATCAGTATGTGGTACGTCATTAGCTCTTATGAATGCTGGTGTACCAATTAAAGCATCTGTTGCTGGTATTGCGATGGGTCTAGTTAAAGAAGGCGAAGATTTCGTTGTTCTTTCTGACATCTTAGGTGATGAAGATCACTTAGGTGACATGGACTTTAAAGTAGCGGGTACTTCTAATGGTATCACTGCATTACAAATGGATATCAAGATCGAAGGTATCACTAAAGAAATCATGCAAATCGCTCTTAAACAGGCGAAAGCAGCACGTTTACACATCTTAGGTGTTATGGACGAAGCGATTTCAGCACCTTCTGAAGAGTTATCTCAGTTCGCGCCACGCATTTACACAATGCAAATCCCTGCGAAGAAAATTGCTGAAGTTATCGGTAAAGGTGGCGCAACTATCCGTCAACTTACAGAAGAAACTGGTACTACGATTGAAATCGAAGATGACGGTACAATCAAGATCGCAGCAACTGATGGCATCAGCGCCAACGATGCTATTAAGCGTATCGAGCAATTAACTGCTGAGCTAGAAGTAGGTACTATCTACACTGGTAAAGTTGTTCGTATCGTTGATTTTGGTGCGTTCGTTAATATTCTTCCAGGTAAAGATGGTCTAGTGCACATTTCACAAATCAGCACTGAGCGTGTTAACAACGTGACTGACCACCTGAGCGAAGGCCAAGAAGTTAAAGTTAAAGTTCTTGAAGTAGATCGCCAAGGTCGTGTACGTCTAAGCATCAAAGAAGCTATGGAATCAGCTGCTGAAGAAAAAGCAGAAGAGTCTAAAGACGCTTAATCATGATTGAATAACCAGTTATTTGCTGGATATAAGAAAAAGGGGCTGTTTAGCCCCTTTTTTTATGCTTTAATGAAACCTATCCGCTTCGATTTTGTCTACAGAGAATTCAGGTATTAAGGAATTTAATGATTTTTAAACACTTAGCATTGACCGCTGTGGCTATTTTTTCTTTAAGTGCATGCCAAACCACCACACAATCTGAGTCAGTCCCTATTGTTAATGTGCCTTTTACCGCACCATTGGCGCCTGATTTTCGTAATGAAATTACGATTGCTCGTTACTCTGAGTTGTTAAACCGTGCAGATTTAAGTGCTGAGCAACAGGCTAAGCTTTATTACGATCGCGGCGTGTTATTTGACAGCTTAGGTATGTCGACGTTAGCGCGAATAGACTTTAACCGTGCGATTAAGCTCAAACCAGATTTGGCTGAGGTATATAACTTTTTAGGTATTCACCACACACTGATGCAGCAGTATGAACAAGCCTACGAATTTTTTGATTCTGCACTTGAGCTTAATGAGCAGCATGAGTACGCCTATTTAAATCGTGGGATTGCACTTTACTATGGTGAGCGCCCATTACTTGCACAAGATGATTTACAACAGTTTTTAAATCGTTCACCCAGCGATCCTTATCGTGTGTTATGGCTTTATTTAGCGCAATCAGAAGCTGATAAAAAGCAAGCCTTAATTGATTTAAAAGCTAACTCACAAGGTGTAGATGAGTCACAGTGGGGTTACCAACTCTTGGCACTTTACTTAGGTGACATTAGTGAGTTTGAATTTTTATCTGGCATTATTGAAGGCGTTACTTCAGAGCAAGAGTATGCACATCGATTATGTGAAGCTTATTTCTATCTAGCTAAAATGCATCAAGCAGCTGGTGATAACTACCTTGCTGCTGACTATTTTAGGCTTGCCCTTGCCACCAATGTACATGAATTTGTTGAATACAAATATGCCCGTTTAGAGCTTGAGTTAATGGCTGGTGAAAACGCAAGCTAAGGTTTCTTTAATTGTGATTCTATTACTGAGCTTGGGTCTTGTTTCAAGCTCAGTGTCTCGTTTTATTCCCGCTTATTTTTATTACGCAAATACCAGCCCTTCACAAGTGACAGCTATCTATCATTTAGCGCCGAGTGCTATTAATTTGCAGCATTTAGTGTTGAGTAACTCGCAACTTCGCCAGCTGGCAAAG
The nucleotide sequence above comes from Pseudoalteromonas shioyasakiensis. Encoded proteins:
- the rbfA gene encoding 30S ribosome-binding factor RbfA translates to MREFSRTDRVAQQIQKEIAVILQREIKDPRLGMVTVSAVEVSRDLSYAKVFITVFNTDDEDKAKQSAKILNEATGYIRSLLGKRIRARIMPELRFVIDNSLMEGMRISNLVDSVIREDNAKHVDEDDGEEGTKG
- the truB gene encoding tRNA pseudouridine(55) synthase TruB; translation: MARRSKGRAIDGILLLNKPQGISSNKALQQAKGIYFAQKAGHTGALDPLATGMLPICFGEATKFTQFLLDTDKTYIVRAKLGERTTTSDSDGEVVETREVSVTPEQLAEQIASFLGESDQYPSMYSALKYQGQPLYKYAREGIEVPRKCRKINVFSLTLDEFDEANNEVQMTAHVSKGTYIRTIVDDLGEKLGCGAHVIMLHRSAVGHYPSEKMVTLEQLEEKLQQAKADDVAPSSYLDELLLPMGTALVDLPVIEITQEQGVAFSHGQTVVIGRPVPDGVVKVMADGVFIGTGERHKDGHLKSKRGLSNQLPE
- the rpsO gene encoding 30S ribosomal protein S15, with amino-acid sequence MSLSNQEKVEIIGKFARAEGDTGSPEVQVALLTFDINKLQGHFASHKHDFHSRRGLLRKVSQRRKLLDYLKGKDIARYTALIQELGLRR
- the pnp gene encoding polyribonucleotide nucleotidyltransferase; protein product: MQAIIKEFQLGQHTVTLETGAIARQADGAVLASIGDTSVLVTVVGKRDAQPGQDFFPLTVNYQERMYAAGRIPGGFLKREGRPNDGETLIARLIDRPIRPLFPDGFVNEVQVIATVVSVNPEIQPDMVAMIGTSAALAISGIPFNGPIGASRVGFINGEYVLNPTLAELEESQLDLVVAGTDNAVLMVESEAETLSEEVMLGAVVYGHEQSQAIINAINEFKAEAGKPAWDWTAPEKNVTLAEKISAIAAEKVGEAYRITDKVARKEALGVAKEEVVATLTAELAEGEELDTQEVGKLFGSLEKEIVRGRIIAGEKRIDGREPDMIRALDVMTGVLPRTHGSAIFTRGETQALVTATLGTERDSQLIDDLTGTNKNHFMLHYNFPPFCVGETGFVGSPKRREIGHGNLAKRGIAAVLPTLTDFPYSIRVVSEITESNGSSSMASVCGTSLALMNAGVPIKASVAGIAMGLVKEGEDFVVLSDILGDEDHLGDMDFKVAGTSNGITALQMDIKIEGITKEIMQIALKQAKAARLHILGVMDEAISAPSEELSQFAPRIYTMQIPAKKIAEVIGKGGATIRQLTEETGTTIEIEDDGTIKIAATDGISANDAIKRIEQLTAELEVGTIYTGKVVRIVDFGAFVNILPGKDGLVHISQISTERVNNVTDHLSEGQEVKVKVLEVDRQGRVRLSIKEAMESAAEEKAEESKDA
- the nlpI gene encoding lipoprotein NlpI: MIFKHLALTAVAIFSLSACQTTTQSESVPIVNVPFTAPLAPDFRNEITIARYSELLNRADLSAEQQAKLYYDRGVLFDSLGMSTLARIDFNRAIKLKPDLAEVYNFLGIHHTLMQQYEQAYEFFDSALELNEQHEYAYLNRGIALYYGERPLLAQDDLQQFLNRSPSDPYRVLWLYLAQSEADKKQALIDLKANSQGVDESQWGYQLLALYLGDISEFEFLSGIIEGVTSEQEYAHRLCEAYFYLAKMHQAAGDNYLAADYFRLALATNVHEFVEYKYARLELELMAGENAS